The proteins below come from a single Paludibacter jiangxiensis genomic window:
- a CDS encoding DedA family protein, with protein sequence MPDDLVFYISQYGYLAIFLFIFLQEIGAPTPLPNELILIFSGYLAFTGILKLLPLVLTVAGADLLAATTLYVIFNLFGTFLLSAKARWIPISQQSIHKQSQKIARLGFKGIVIGRLSPFIRGYVAVICGLLHINPKKYGITIIATSVIWSSFYIGAGYLLGPYWKHIDMHLEEFKYMLMAIPAGIFLWIVTRYVVGILYKKHAPNTL encoded by the coding sequence ATGCCCGACGATTTAGTCTTTTATATCAGTCAATACGGCTATCTGGCCATTTTCCTTTTCATCTTCCTGCAAGAGATCGGGGCTCCCACCCCTCTGCCCAACGAACTTATTCTTATCTTTTCCGGCTATCTGGCTTTTACCGGGATTCTGAAATTGCTTCCGCTGGTTCTTACAGTGGCTGGTGCCGATTTGCTGGCAGCTACCACTCTCTACGTAATTTTCAACCTTTTCGGAACTTTCTTGCTTAGTGCAAAAGCACGATGGATTCCTATTTCTCAGCAAAGCATTCACAAACAATCGCAAAAAATAGCCCGCCTTGGATTTAAGGGGATCGTCATCGGACGGTTATCTCCCTTTATCCGGGGCTATGTGGCTGTTATCTGTGGCCTGCTGCACATCAACCCGAAAAAATACGGAATCACTATCATAGCGACCTCGGTCATCTGGAGCTCATTCTACATTGGTGCAGGTTATCTTTTGGGACCGTACTGGAAACATATCGATATGCATCTCGAAGAATTCAAATACATGCTAATGGCAATACCTGCCGGAATTTTCCTTTGGATTGTTACCCGGTATGTAGTCGGCATACTATACAAGAAACACGCACCAAACACATTATAA
- a CDS encoding glycosyltransferase family 4 protein, translating to MKVHVVSETAYMIKGNGVHTAFVDHVELLKANQDLETVVNNEERGDVMHSHTYGPFYFWKGLRYKHKRVFTAHVIPDSIKGSLPAWKLWMPFVKWYFKQVYSYADVCIAISPRVEEAILESGAKTKIERVYNPIPVDRWKCSPEKRRQGREILGIKEDEFVVLGVGQLQARKGVEDFMDVAASIPEARFVWAGGRPFGPMTEGITRIDTRIAESEGSNIQFTGMLDLDKMPLIYAAADLMLFPSYQENCPLAPIEGAACGLPVVFRDLAEYTTLYERPYLKASTTDEFIRLTREMMSDSKKLEEGKSISQALIRQFDKHEIREKLLNIYQYLYESDLQRAASKFPSFQTT from the coding sequence ATGAAAGTACACGTAGTATCCGAAACCGCCTACATGATTAAGGGCAATGGAGTACACACCGCATTTGTAGATCATGTGGAACTCCTCAAGGCAAATCAGGATCTTGAAACCGTAGTAAACAATGAAGAGAGAGGCGATGTGATGCACAGCCACACATACGGTCCCTTCTATTTCTGGAAAGGTCTCCGATACAAACATAAAAGAGTATTCACGGCTCACGTTATCCCCGATTCAATCAAAGGTTCGCTGCCTGCATGGAAACTGTGGATGCCTTTTGTAAAGTGGTATTTCAAACAGGTCTATTCGTATGCCGATGTCTGCATTGCCATTTCGCCGCGAGTGGAAGAAGCTATCCTTGAAAGCGGAGCCAAGACTAAAATAGAACGGGTATACAACCCGATTCCCGTTGACCGGTGGAAATGCTCTCCCGAAAAACGCCGTCAGGGGCGTGAGATATTGGGGATCAAAGAGGACGAATTTGTTGTTTTGGGCGTGGGACAGCTGCAAGCCCGTAAAGGGGTGGAAGACTTTATGGATGTGGCTGCCTCCATTCCGGAAGCACGCTTTGTGTGGGCAGGCGGTCGTCCTTTCGGCCCGATGACAGAAGGCATCACTCGTATAGACACCCGCATTGCCGAAAGCGAAGGCTCCAACATACAGTTTACCGGCATGTTAGATTTAGACAAAATGCCACTTATTTACGCTGCCGCCGACCTGATGCTCTTTCCGTCGTATCAGGAAAATTGCCCGTTGGCACCCATTGAAGGAGCTGCCTGCGGACTACCGGTAGTTTTCCGCGACCTTGCAGAATACACTACGCTTTACGAACGCCCGTACCTGAAAGCCTCGACCACCGACGAATTTATCCGACTGACTCGCGAAATGATGTCGGATTCCAAAAAATTAGAGGAAGGGAAATCCATTTCGCAGGCACTAATACGGCAATTCGACAAGCATGAAATACGCGAAAAGCTGTTGAATATTTACCAATACCTCTACGAAAGCGACCTGCAACGAGCTGCATCAAAATTTCCTTCATTCCAGACAACCTGA
- the thrA gene encoding bifunctional aspartate kinase/homoserine dehydrogenase I: MKVLKFGGTSVGSIESILEVKKIVEAQQEPVIVVVSALGGITDQLYHVSNLAANGDPTYIDAMQAIVKRHIDVVNGVVPAEKRTQVTTTITDLLEELTNIMKGIFLLQDLTQKITDSIVSYGERASSTIVGQVIDNAVTYDSRKFIKTVPQFTKHIVDFHTTNTLIKQQFANEQKVVVCGGFISSDTRTNVVTNLGRGGSDYTAAILAAALKADVLEIWTDVDGFMTADPRIISNTYVIDKLSFIEAMELCNFGAKVIYPPTIYPAYHKNIPIRIKNTFNPSAPGTYISNDRTTDTVKAIKGISSINDTCLITVQGLGMVGVIGVNYRIFKALAKNGISVFLVSQAASENNTSFAVKNSDADLAVKALDEEFAREIELGEMNRAVAERDLATVAIVGENMKRIPGIAGKLFGTLGRNGINVIACAQGASETNISFVTDLKSLRKALNVIHDSFFLSDYQVLNVFLTGTGTVGGSLLDQIRQQQPKLMAKKGLKLNVVGIANAEKALFTREGIDLETYKEEIEAKGKPTSPQLLRDEILGMNIFNSVFVDCTASPEVATIYKDLLSNNVSVVAANKIAASSEYENYAELKSIASKRGIKFLFETNVGAGLPIMNTINNLINSGDRILKMEAVLSGTLNYIFNTLSAENTLSKTIRMAKEAGYSEPDPRIDLSGKDVIRKLIILSREAGYRVEQSDVECNLFIPEKYFKGSLEDFWNTIGEMDAQFEQHRQRLETEHKRLRFVATMEEGKCSVGLQEVDQRHPLYDLEGSNNILMITTERYNDYPMIIKGYGAGASVTAAGVFADIISIANIR; this comes from the coding sequence ATGAAGGTCTTAAAATTTGGTGGAACATCCGTAGGTTCCATCGAAAGCATTCTGGAGGTAAAAAAAATCGTTGAAGCCCAGCAGGAGCCGGTAATCGTAGTAGTTTCCGCACTGGGTGGTATCACCGATCAACTCTACCATGTTTCTAACTTAGCCGCTAATGGCGACCCGACCTACATCGATGCCATGCAGGCAATTGTAAAAAGGCATATCGATGTGGTAAATGGCGTTGTTCCTGCCGAAAAACGAACTCAGGTCACAACAACTATCACCGACTTACTGGAAGAACTCACCAACATTATGAAAGGTATCTTCCTGCTTCAAGACCTTACCCAAAAAATCACCGATTCTATTGTAAGTTATGGTGAACGTGCCTCTTCGACCATTGTCGGACAGGTGATTGACAATGCCGTTACGTACGACTCTCGTAAATTTATCAAAACTGTTCCGCAGTTTACCAAACATATCGTCGATTTCCATACCACCAACACGCTTATCAAACAGCAGTTTGCCAACGAGCAGAAAGTGGTTGTGTGCGGAGGTTTCATCTCTTCCGACACCCGCACCAATGTGGTGACCAACCTCGGTCGCGGCGGTTCCGACTACACGGCGGCTATTCTGGCGGCTGCTTTGAAAGCTGACGTGCTGGAAATATGGACCGACGTAGACGGTTTTATGACTGCCGACCCGCGCATTATCAGCAACACTTACGTTATTGATAAACTGTCGTTTATCGAAGCCATGGAGTTGTGTAACTTCGGTGCAAAAGTGATCTATCCGCCGACTATCTATCCTGCTTATCACAAAAATATTCCCATCCGGATCAAAAACACGTTCAATCCGTCTGCTCCGGGAACTTATATCTCCAACGACCGCACCACCGATACGGTAAAAGCAATCAAGGGTATTTCATCCATCAACGACACCTGTTTGATTACCGTTCAGGGATTGGGCATGGTAGGTGTAATCGGCGTGAATTATCGCATTTTCAAAGCACTGGCAAAAAATGGAATCAGTGTATTCCTCGTTTCGCAGGCAGCTTCGGAAAACAACACCTCGTTTGCCGTTAAAAACAGCGATGCCGACCTGGCCGTGAAAGCGCTCGACGAAGAGTTTGCCCGTGAGATCGAACTGGGCGAAATGAATCGTGCCGTGGCAGAAAGAGATCTGGCTACCGTGGCCATCGTGGGCGAAAATATGAAACGCATTCCCGGTATTGCCGGAAAACTGTTCGGCACACTGGGGCGCAACGGCATCAACGTGATTGCCTGTGCGCAGGGTGCTTCGGAGACAAATATTTCGTTCGTTACCGACCTGAAATCGTTGCGCAAAGCGCTGAACGTAATCCACGATTCGTTCTTCCTTTCCGACTATCAGGTGCTCAACGTATTCCTCACAGGTACGGGCACCGTGGGTGGTAGCCTGCTCGACCAGATCCGTCAGCAGCAACCCAAACTGATGGCAAAAAAAGGCTTAAAGCTTAACGTGGTAGGTATTGCCAATGCCGAAAAAGCGCTCTTTACCCGCGAAGGCATCGATCTGGAAACTTACAAGGAAGAAATCGAAGCAAAAGGCAAACCAACCTCTCCGCAACTGTTGCGCGACGAGATTCTGGGCATGAATATCTTCAACTCGGTATTTGTCGATTGTACGGCGAGCCCCGAAGTGGCAACCATCTACAAAGATCTGTTGTCGAACAACGTTTCGGTGGTGGCTGCCAATAAAATTGCTGCTTCGTCGGAATACGAAAACTATGCCGAACTGAAATCGATTGCCAGCAAACGCGGCATCAAATTCCTCTTCGAGACGAACGTAGGTGCCGGGCTGCCGATTATGAATACCATCAACAACCTGATTAACTCGGGCGACCGTATTTTGAAAATGGAGGCCGTACTTTCGGGTACACTCAACTATATTTTCAACACGCTGAGTGCCGAAAACACATTGAGCAAGACCATCCGCATGGCAAAAGAAGCCGGTTACTCCGAACCTGATCCCCGCATAGACCTGAGCGGCAAAGACGTGATTCGCAAGCTGATTATCCTGTCACGCGAAGCCGGTTACCGGGTGGAACAATCGGACGTAGAGTGCAACCTGTTTATCCCCGAAAAGTATTTCAAAGGTTCGCTGGAAGATTTCTGGAACACCATAGGCGAAATGGATGCGCAGTTCGAGCAACACCGCCAACGCCTCGAAACCGAGCACAAACGTCTCCGTTTTGTGGCTACCATGGAAGAGGGAAAATGCAGCGTAGGCTTGCAGGAGGTCGATCAGCGTCATCCGCTTTACGACCTAGAAGGAAGCAACAACATCCTGATGATTACCACCGAACGCTACAACGACTATCCGATGATTATCAAAGGATATGGTGCCGGAGCCAGCGTAACTGCTGCTGGGGTGTTTGCCGACATCATCAGCATTGCAAATATCAGATAA
- a CDS encoding M13 family metallopeptidase, protein MKKFVILAGCALALFTASKPVPAPNQTSGIDRANMDTTANPADDFYQYACGGWMKNHPLTAEYARYGSFDKLAEENQSKLKELITGLAQQQHAVGSIPDKIATLYNMGMDSVKLQQQGAAPIKPLLDVISKLATKKQIQSELITLHKNGIFPFFELAAEADYTNSKMTIAWLYQGGIGMGQRDYYLENDDHTKEIRAKYQEMMTKMFDLSGYAKLTKTPAAKLTEEVMALETELAKASFDRVTLRDPHKNFNKMELAKLVAMTPDVDFNAYFKGVGLPNMKSMNVAQPEFIKAVQNVLKNGKPSAIKAYFAWNVINTAAPYLSEDFVKTNFAFFGKAMSGREVMRPRWKRVVTTINGSLGEAVGQMYVEKYFPPSAKKRMVELVHNLQDAFAQRIQASEWMDQQTKNTAVEKLKAIHVKIGYPDKWRDYSNLKVSTDSYFANILRSNQFDLAYMLNKVDKPTDVNEWLMTPQTVNAYYQPTTNEICFPAAILQPPFFNQQADDATNYGAIGVVIGHEMTHGFDDEGRQYDLTGNLKDWWQPEDSKKFDTRASVLVDYFNNIEVVPGTKANGKLTLGENLADNGGLHISYVAMQNAMKKGDVNANKMDGFTPAQRFFLGYATVWASNIREQEMLRLTKLDPHSLAKWRVDGTLPHIDMFLEAFGVKPGDKMYLPKEKQALIW, encoded by the coding sequence ATGAAAAAATTTGTGATTCTGGCAGGATGTGCCCTCGCACTTTTTACAGCCTCAAAGCCAGTCCCGGCTCCGAATCAGACTTCGGGAATTGATCGTGCCAATATGGACACGACGGCCAATCCGGCTGACGATTTCTATCAGTATGCTTGTGGCGGTTGGATGAAAAACCACCCATTGACAGCTGAATATGCACGTTACGGAAGTTTCGACAAACTAGCTGAAGAGAACCAGTCGAAGTTGAAAGAACTTATTACCGGTTTGGCTCAACAGCAACATGCTGTGGGTTCGATTCCAGACAAAATTGCCACCCTTTACAATATGGGGATGGACAGCGTGAAACTGCAACAACAGGGAGCGGCTCCTATTAAACCTCTGCTTGATGTTATTTCAAAACTGGCTACAAAAAAACAGATTCAGAGTGAGTTGATTACACTGCATAAAAACGGGATTTTTCCATTCTTCGAACTGGCTGCCGAGGCCGATTATACCAATAGTAAAATGACTATTGCCTGGTTGTATCAGGGAGGAATCGGTATGGGTCAACGCGATTATTATCTCGAAAACGACGATCATACAAAAGAAATTCGTGCAAAATATCAGGAGATGATGACCAAGATGTTCGACCTTTCGGGTTACGCCAAACTGACCAAAACTCCGGCAGCTAAACTGACCGAAGAGGTTATGGCACTCGAAACCGAATTGGCAAAAGCATCGTTCGACCGTGTAACTCTCCGCGATCCGCATAAAAACTTCAACAAAATGGAGTTGGCCAAACTGGTTGCAATGACTCCTGATGTAGACTTCAATGCCTATTTCAAAGGTGTCGGTTTGCCGAACATGAAAAGCATGAACGTGGCTCAGCCTGAATTTATCAAGGCGGTTCAGAATGTGCTGAAAAACGGCAAACCCAGTGCCATCAAGGCTTATTTTGCATGGAACGTTATCAATACGGCAGCTCCTTATTTGAGTGAAGATTTCGTGAAAACCAACTTTGCTTTCTTCGGAAAGGCGATGTCGGGTCGTGAAGTGATGCGTCCGCGCTGGAAACGAGTGGTGACTACCATCAATGGTTCGTTGGGCGAAGCTGTCGGCCAGATGTACGTGGAAAAATATTTTCCGCCCTCAGCTAAAAAACGTATGGTGGAACTGGTACACAATCTGCAGGATGCCTTTGCACAACGCATTCAGGCTTCGGAGTGGATGGATCAGCAGACCAAAAATACAGCTGTTGAAAAGCTGAAAGCTATTCACGTGAAGATCGGTTATCCTGACAAATGGCGTGATTATAGCAATCTGAAAGTGTCGACTGATAGCTATTTTGCAAATATCCTTCGTTCCAATCAGTTTGATTTGGCTTACATGCTTAACAAAGTGGACAAACCTACCGACGTGAACGAATGGTTGATGACTCCGCAAACCGTAAATGCTTATTACCAACCGACAACTAACGAAATTTGTTTCCCGGCAGCTATTCTGCAACCTCCTTTCTTCAACCAACAGGCTGACGATGCTACCAACTATGGTGCTATCGGTGTGGTAATTGGTCACGAAATGACACACGGTTTCGACGACGAAGGTCGCCAGTACGACCTAACAGGTAACCTGAAAGATTGGTGGCAGCCCGAAGATTCTAAGAAATTTGATACCCGCGCTTCTGTGTTGGTTGACTATTTTAACAACATCGAAGTGGTTCCCGGTACCAAAGCTAACGGTAAACTGACACTTGGTGAAAACCTTGCGGATAACGGAGGTCTTCATATTTCATACGTTGCTATGCAGAATGCTATGAAAAAAGGCGATGTCAACGCAAATAAAATGGACGGCTTTACCCCTGCTCAACGTTTCTTCCTCGGTTATGCTACAGTTTGGGCAAGCAATATTCGTGAACAGGAAATGTTGCGTCTCACAAAGCTCGATCCTCACTCATTGGCTAAATGGCGTGTTGACGGTACCTTGCCGCATATCGACATGTTCCTCGAAGCTTTCGGCGTGAAACCGGGCGACAAAATGTATTTGCCAAAAGAAAAACAGGCCTTGATCTGGTAA
- a CDS encoding IS1096 element passenger TnpR family protein, with amino-acid sequence MLYKFLILSDEVDDFMREITIDASATFFDLHNAILDSVNYEKDQITSFFLCDDEWEKQQEITLIEMETSSEYDNLVMDTTALEDYVTDEKQKLLYYFDLMGDRAFFITMQELIPRQNSDKAVCTRSEGTPPKQFVDFNEMAVAQGTGDIDEQFYGDEEFNADELDSEGFGDVNFEEESPR; translated from the coding sequence ATGCTCTACAAATTCCTTATTCTATCGGACGAAGTTGATGATTTTATGCGTGAAATTACCATTGATGCAAGTGCTACATTTTTTGACCTGCACAATGCAATTTTAGACTCCGTCAACTATGAAAAAGATCAGATCACCTCGTTTTTCCTTTGTGATGATGAATGGGAGAAACAACAGGAGATTACCCTGATTGAAATGGAAACCAGTTCCGAATATGATAATTTGGTAATGGATACAACTGCTCTTGAGGATTATGTTACCGATGAGAAGCAAAAACTTTTGTACTATTTCGATTTGATGGGTGATCGTGCCTTTTTTATCACCATGCAGGAGCTGATCCCCCGTCAAAACAGTGATAAAGCCGTGTGTACGCGTTCTGAAGGAACGCCTCCAAAACAGTTTGTGGATTTTAATGAAATGGCTGTTGCGCAGGGAACCGGCGATATTGATGAACAGTTCTACGGTGATGAAGAATTTAATGCTGACGAACTTGATAGTGAAGGATTTGGAGACGTGAACTTTGAAGAAGAATCTCCACGCTGA
- a CDS encoding DNA polymerase III subunit gamma/tau, with protein MENFIVSARKYRPATFMSVVGQSALTATLKNAIRNNHLAHAYLFCGPRGVGKTTCARIFAKTINCAHLTPEFEACNECESCRAFNEQRSYNIHELDAASNNSVDDIRTLIDQVRIPPQIGHYSVYIIDEVHMLSASAFNAFLKTLEEPPAHAIFILATTEKHKILPTILSRCQIYDFNRISVNDTVEHLQHVANKEGINAEPQALNVIAQKADGGMRDALSIFDQVVSFCGNSITYQSVIQNLNVLDYDYYFKLTDVFLENKVKEALLIFNEILNKGFDAHNFVGGLSSHLRDVLMCKDPETVQLLEVADSVKESYAAQAQKCPNDFLYSALAVINDCDMNFRLSRNKRLLTELTLIRLCQLTDKKKNELSEEFALPPIELIPEMHLGQPDAQQANTAPIQRAVASNAQPAPSSQPAAQPTKRNVVTAPPPISISITKPPVKKEETDTRTTVRSQQTEKQDNNFTVDSLEKAWKHFATEIIPEKTHAKNIMLNNLPTIESKHKLKLILDQKLQESSMNEVLYDLTSFLRRNLMNDFVEMEIIVDTTKENTKVMSPQDKFAKMAESNPALLRLKKEFGLEID; from the coding sequence ATGGAGAATTTTATCGTTTCGGCCAGAAAATATCGTCCTGCCACTTTTATGTCGGTAGTGGGTCAGTCTGCGTTAACCGCAACGCTCAAAAATGCCATCAGGAACAATCATTTGGCTCATGCGTACCTCTTCTGCGGACCCCGCGGAGTAGGCAAAACAACCTGTGCCCGTATTTTTGCAAAAACAATCAACTGCGCACATCTGACCCCGGAATTTGAAGCCTGCAACGAATGCGAATCATGCCGTGCCTTTAACGAGCAACGCTCCTATAATATCCACGAACTCGATGCTGCCTCCAACAACTCGGTCGACGATATTCGGACACTGATCGATCAGGTGCGCATACCGCCACAAATCGGACACTACAGCGTTTATATTATCGATGAGGTTCACATGCTATCGGCTTCGGCTTTCAACGCATTCCTAAAAACGCTGGAAGAGCCACCGGCACACGCCATTTTCATTTTGGCCACCACCGAAAAGCATAAAATTTTACCTACCATTCTTTCTCGCTGTCAGATATACGACTTCAACCGCATCAGCGTAAACGATACGGTGGAACATCTCCAGCACGTTGCCAACAAAGAAGGCATCAACGCCGAACCGCAAGCGCTGAACGTAATTGCTCAGAAAGCAGACGGTGGTATGCGCGATGCGCTTTCCATTTTCGACCAGGTGGTTAGTTTTTGCGGAAATAGCATCACCTATCAGTCCGTAATTCAAAACCTGAATGTTCTCGATTACGACTATTATTTCAAGCTGACCGATGTATTTCTCGAAAACAAGGTAAAAGAGGCATTACTTATCTTCAACGAAATCCTGAATAAAGGCTTCGATGCCCACAATTTTGTAGGAGGGCTCAGTTCTCACCTGCGGGATGTGCTCATGTGCAAAGACCCCGAAACAGTGCAACTACTCGAAGTTGCCGATTCGGTGAAAGAGTCCTACGCCGCGCAGGCGCAGAAGTGCCCCAATGACTTCCTCTATTCGGCACTGGCAGTCATAAACGACTGCGACATGAATTTCAGGCTCAGCCGAAACAAACGATTACTTACTGAACTCACGCTTATCCGTCTCTGCCAATTGACGGACAAAAAAAAAAATGAGTTAAGCGAAGAATTCGCATTACCTCCAATTGAACTTATTCCGGAGATGCATCTTGGGCAACCTGATGCACAACAAGCTAACACCGCTCCGATACAGAGAGCCGTTGCATCCAACGCGCAACCGGCACCTTCTTCGCAACCGGCAGCACAGCCGACAAAGAGAAACGTTGTCACGGCACCACCGCCCATCAGCATCTCTATTACAAAACCACCTGTAAAAAAAGAAGAAACAGACACAAGAACCACCGTCAGGAGTCAACAAACCGAGAAACAAGACAACAACTTTACTGTTGATTCACTCGAAAAAGCATGGAAACATTTTGCAACAGAGATCATTCCTGAAAAGACTCATGCCAAAAACATTATGCTGAACAATCTGCCTACGATTGAAAGTAAGCATAAGCTAAAACTCATTTTGGACCAGAAACTTCAGGAAAGCTCCATGAATGAAGTTCTATACGATCTGACATCCTTCCTTAGACGTAATTTGATGAATGATTTCGTTGAAATGGAAATCATTGTCGACACCACAAAGGAAAACACCAAAGTAATGTCACCTCAGGACAAATTCGCCAAAATGGCAGAATCCAATCCTGCTTTGCTGCGTTTAAAGAAAGAATTCGGGCTGGAAATTGACTGA
- a CDS encoding T9SS type A sorting domain-containing protein, with the protein MKRILLLFFALGFIACLAQAQTKPQIYSRWSGRVIICSDPQSIYKSYQWYADSLSSVGIDLTKTKPTQFGPIKGATSQYYSKNGQGLYGYYYVVAKLADGTSVTSDTIALHVSQSASKVSIAPNPVSKSSALNVETISPDIQLAKVQIYTMSGIMVRQYTTSDASAAIEAPSATGCYMVRIQLADGSTSTQKLFVK; encoded by the coding sequence ATGAAGCGTATTTTATTGCTTTTCTTTGCTTTGGGTTTCATTGCTTGTTTGGCTCAGGCACAAACAAAACCCCAAATCTACTCCCGTTGGAGTGGTCGTGTTATTATATGCAGCGACCCGCAAAGCATTTATAAATCTTACCAGTGGTATGCCGATTCACTTTCTTCGGTAGGAATCGATTTAACGAAAACGAAACCGACTCAATTTGGTCCCATAAAAGGAGCGACTTCTCAATATTACTCTAAAAACGGGCAAGGATTGTATGGCTATTATTATGTAGTTGCTAAATTGGCAGACGGCACCAGCGTCACCTCAGACACTATCGCACTTCACGTAAGCCAATCAGCATCAAAAGTATCTATTGCCCCCAACCCGGTTTCAAAAAGCAGTGCTCTTAATGTTGAAACAATCTCACCTGATATTCAGTTAGCTAAAGTTCAAATTTACACTATGAGTGGAATAATGGTGCGTCAGTACACAACCTCCGACGCAAGTGCAGCCATTGAAGCTCCATCAGCCACAGGTTGTTATATGGTCCGAATTCAACTTGCCGATGGTAGCACATCAACACAAAAGCTGTTTGTAAAATAA
- a CDS encoding YebC/PmpR family DNA-binding transcriptional regulator codes for MGRAFEYRKARKMKRWGNMARVFTKLGKEISIAVKAGGPEASSNPRLRALIQNAKAANMPKENVERAIKKAISKDEADYKEMVYEGYAPHGIAVVVETATDNPTRTVANVRSYFNKLGGSLGTTGSLSFLFDRKSVFKIVPKAEMDLEELELELIDYGVDEIFAEESEVILYGEFESFNKIQKYLEENGFEIISSEFERIPNDTKELGEEEQAQVMKLIERIEEDEDVQNVFHNMK; via the coding sequence ATGGGAAGAGCATTTGAATACAGAAAAGCACGTAAAATGAAAAGATGGGGCAACATGGCCCGCGTGTTTACAAAATTAGGTAAAGAAATTTCTATTGCAGTAAAAGCCGGTGGACCTGAAGCGTCAAGCAACCCTCGCCTTCGCGCATTAATTCAAAATGCGAAAGCTGCGAATATGCCCAAAGAAAACGTAGAGCGTGCCATCAAAAAAGCTATTTCTAAAGATGAAGCCGACTACAAAGAAATGGTGTATGAAGGATATGCTCCTCATGGTATTGCTGTAGTAGTTGAAACCGCAACAGACAATCCAACAAGAACTGTAGCCAATGTTCGGAGTTACTTCAATAAATTAGGCGGTTCTTTGGGAACAACCGGTAGCTTGTCATTTTTATTCGACCGGAAAAGTGTTTTCAAAATCGTACCGAAAGCCGAAATGGATCTGGAAGAGCTGGAGCTCGAACTAATCGATTACGGTGTTGATGAAATTTTTGCAGAAGAAAGCGAAGTCATTCTTTATGGAGAATTTGAATCGTTCAATAAAATTCAGAAATACCTTGAAGAAAACGGATTCGAAATCATCAGTTCCGAGTTTGAACGAATCCCGAATGACACAAAAGAATTGGGAGAAGAAGAACAAGCTCAGGTAATGAAACTCATTGAAAGAATTGAAGAAGATGAAGACGTTCAAAACGTTTTCCACAACATGAAATAA
- the rplS gene encoding 50S ribosomal protein L19, with protein sequence MDLVKVAEQAFALERSLPAFKSGDTITVAYRIIEGNKERIQQYRGVVIKITGSGDKKRFTVRKMSDNVGVERIFPMDSPFIDSITVNKVGKVRRAKLYYLRALTGKKARIKEKRV encoded by the coding sequence ATGGATTTAGTTAAAGTTGCAGAACAAGCTTTCGCCCTTGAGCGTAGCCTTCCTGCTTTCAAAAGTGGTGATACAATCACTGTTGCTTATCGTATTATTGAAGGAAACAAAGAACGTATCCAGCAGTACAGAGGTGTGGTAATCAAAATCACAGGATCTGGCGACAAAAAACGTTTTACTGTTCGTAAAATGTCTGACAATGTTGGTGTTGAACGTATCTTCCCTATGGATTCTCCATTTATCGACAGCATCACAGTAAACAAAGTTGGTAAAGTTCGCAGAGCAAAATTGTACTACTTGCGTGCACTTACCGGCAAAAAAGCCCGTATCAAAGAAAAACGTGTTTGA